The stretch of DNA AGGGGCAGGGCCGAACGGGGCGGGCGGGGCGCGGCGGCGCTGGACACAGCCTTACTTGAAGAGTTCAGGGTGAACGAGCTTGGCCAGCCCGCGCAGGGCCTGGGGCAGGCGGGGGCCGGGGCGGCCCAGCATGGTGTTCAGCTCTTTGGGCACGGTCATGACCTTGCCGGTTTTCAGGGCCGTGATGGTGTTCCAGCCGGGGCGGGCGCCGGCCGTCCCCGCGTCCACGCCCAGAATCAGCTGCGGGTTCTGCTTCACGATGAATTCGGGGTCTACCTTGGGAAAATCGCCCATCGTCGCCGGAATGATGTTGCGCGCGCCGGCCTTGGTCAGCAGCGTGCCCATGAAGGAATTCGGGCCGATGGAGTACGGGGTGGGGTCAATCTCGTAGTAGGCGGTGGGCTTGTTCACGGCCGTCTTGGTCAGAATCTCGACCTTGGCAATCTCGCGCTTCATAGAGGTCACCAGCGCCTTGGCCTGTGCCTCGCGGTTGACGATCTTGCCCAGCAGCAGGGTCTTGCTGAACACCTCGTCGTAGGTTTCGGGGTTCACGGCGATCACCGTGATGCCCGCCTGGGTCAGCGGCTCAGCCAGCTTGCCGTACTTGCTCACCAGCACGAGGTCGGGTTTGCGGGCCACAATCGCTTCCACGTTGGGGTTGTACAGCCCGCCCATCTTGGGCAGCTTGGTGACGTAGGCGGGGTAATCGCT from Deinococcus multiflagellatus encodes:
- a CDS encoding ABC transporter substrate-binding protein — encoded protein: MNRALTLTAVLCAALSAAASATTYPLTFTDDLGRKVTLKAEPKRIVSMLPSTSETLCALAACDRLVGVDDYSDYPAYVTKLPKMGGLYNPNVEAIVARKPDLVLVSKYGKLAEPLTQAGITVIAVNPETYDEVFSKTLLLGKIVNREAQAKALVTSMKREIAKVEILTKTAVNKPTAYYEIDPTPYSIGPNSFMGTLLTKAGARNIIPATMGDFPKVDPEFIVKQNPQLILGVDAGTAGARPGWNTITALKTGKVMTVPKELNTMLGRPGPRLPQALRGLAKLVHPELFK